Proteins encoded within one genomic window of Cellulomonas xiejunii:
- a CDS encoding substrate-binding domain-containing protein — MHQLDSDGVGEVWKMMAVRRGVPATVRRTIGVLSPVVGGFYFGAVIAGVARAARGVGHRVVAVQTYPAGLDRERYPEESVLDTPVALGAVDGLVVIGKALSPERLAAVREWGVPVVLISEDPAHPDDPVVVPDNVGGVRAAVEHLIWHGHTAIGFLGNLGQRDMRERFAAYRTTLAEHGIESDDSWWYEASDNQEQGGADAAGRMLQAGTPTTAVIAATDRNAVGFQRALRSHGLVLPRDQAVVAFDHADSGARVSPRLSTVDAHFGRVGEHAVGLLLARMRGDDVTPGEHRVPSSLVVRESCGCTEITSPGGDLASGDVSGVELLRRLAESAFAGPAGSAVSRRAGPDAREAWWRAVEEPMDVAAERGISPAPAALGRLSDLTAALQPHPEALEQMVAVLRMVESRRVESLVEGRAANATAVRRAVTDVLLAVTKGCTRAMLARSGQLERTIVDQYEVDMDLLRGDGASPRALGWLPRGVRGHACLGLWVGNDRGPGDREMEIVGVHDTSGTLSRLVGLRTTASQFPPAALTRAGTVGSNELTFVVPVTFGGSDWGLLAIDGTVETRATQPRDRFNHWAALLAVALDQERLLGSLREQRKALEQAAARERALADTVRESEERYALASMAAHDGTWDWDVSAGAVYYSPRWKQTLGYAEDVIGDQPSEWLERVHPADRDELSAAIAAQLAGCGTPLELEHRVRTQSGDYRWMMCRAVTVLDDAGCPARLVGTLVDVTERKEAEIALQRDALHDPETGLVNRLLFLDRLGAALLRCRRSSGYDCAIALVRVVDGAALSRDDDHAPDVHREVVRQLRRPLREGDTTARTGEDDFAILVDDVGPGGMPDRLTELLERLRREIGPRISIGVLGSIRGMRDVSEVLREADIVLLRGQTRSDPRNTAVR; from the coding sequence ATGCATCAGCTCGACTCCGACGGCGTGGGCGAGGTGTGGAAAATGATGGCAGTCCGACGCGGGGTACCCGCCACGGTGCGTCGGACGATCGGCGTCCTGTCCCCGGTGGTCGGGGGCTTCTACTTCGGTGCAGTGATCGCTGGTGTGGCACGTGCCGCACGCGGCGTGGGCCACCGGGTCGTGGCCGTCCAGACGTACCCGGCGGGCCTCGACCGCGAGCGCTATCCCGAGGAGTCGGTCCTCGACACACCGGTGGCGCTGGGCGCGGTGGACGGTCTCGTCGTCATCGGGAAGGCCCTGAGCCCCGAGCGCCTCGCCGCGGTCCGCGAGTGGGGCGTGCCGGTCGTGCTCATCAGCGAGGATCCCGCGCACCCGGACGACCCCGTGGTCGTCCCGGACAACGTCGGCGGCGTCCGCGCCGCCGTGGAGCACCTCATCTGGCACGGTCACACCGCCATCGGCTTCCTGGGGAACCTCGGGCAGCGCGACATGCGCGAGCGCTTCGCGGCGTACCGCACCACGCTGGCGGAGCACGGGATCGAGTCCGACGACTCCTGGTGGTACGAGGCGTCGGACAACCAGGAGCAGGGCGGCGCCGACGCCGCGGGTCGCATGCTCCAGGCGGGCACACCGACGACCGCGGTGATCGCGGCCACCGACCGCAACGCCGTGGGATTCCAGCGCGCGCTGCGGTCGCACGGACTGGTTCTCCCGCGCGACCAGGCTGTCGTGGCGTTCGACCACGCGGACTCCGGTGCGCGTGTCAGCCCTCGCCTGTCGACCGTCGACGCGCACTTCGGGCGTGTCGGTGAGCACGCCGTCGGGCTGCTGCTGGCCCGTATGCGGGGTGACGACGTCACGCCGGGGGAGCACCGCGTGCCGTCGTCGCTCGTCGTGCGTGAGTCCTGCGGCTGCACGGAGATCACGTCACCCGGGGGCGACCTCGCCAGCGGTGACGTCTCGGGTGTCGAGCTGCTGCGACGGCTGGCGGAGTCGGCCTTCGCCGGCCCTGCGGGTTCCGCGGTGTCGCGGCGCGCCGGACCGGACGCACGCGAGGCCTGGTGGCGTGCGGTCGAGGAGCCCATGGACGTCGCCGCGGAGCGGGGCATCTCACCTGCTCCCGCCGCACTCGGACGGCTCTCGGACCTGACGGCGGCGCTGCAGCCCCACCCCGAGGCGCTGGAGCAGATGGTCGCCGTGCTGCGGATGGTCGAGAGCCGACGGGTCGAGTCGTTGGTCGAGGGACGTGCCGCGAACGCGACCGCTGTCCGGCGGGCCGTGACGGACGTCCTGCTGGCCGTGACCAAGGGCTGCACGCGGGCGATGCTCGCGCGCAGCGGGCAGCTGGAGCGCACGATCGTCGACCAGTACGAGGTCGACATGGACCTGCTGCGGGGCGACGGGGCGAGCCCCCGGGCTCTCGGCTGGCTCCCGCGGGGAGTGCGCGGGCACGCGTGCCTGGGTCTGTGGGTGGGCAACGACCGCGGGCCCGGCGACCGCGAGATGGAGATCGTCGGCGTCCACGACACGAGCGGGACGCTGTCACGGCTCGTGGGTCTGCGGACGACGGCCAGCCAGTTCCCGCCGGCCGCCCTCACGCGGGCGGGCACGGTGGGATCCAACGAGCTCACGTTCGTCGTCCCCGTGACGTTCGGTGGCAGCGACTGGGGGCTGCTGGCGATCGACGGGACCGTCGAGACGCGCGCCACCCAGCCGCGCGACCGTTTCAACCACTGGGCTGCGCTCCTCGCGGTCGCGTTGGACCAGGAGCGTCTGCTGGGCTCGCTGCGCGAGCAGCGCAAGGCGCTCGAGCAGGCGGCGGCGCGCGAGCGTGCGCTGGCGGACACGGTCCGTGAGAGCGAGGAGCGTTACGCGCTGGCGTCGATGGCCGCGCACGACGGCACGTGGGACTGGGACGTGTCGGCCGGTGCGGTGTACTACTCGCCGCGCTGGAAGCAGACGCTCGGCTACGCCGAGGACGTCATCGGTGACCAGCCGTCGGAGTGGCTCGAGCGGGTCCACCCGGCCGACCGGGACGAGCTGTCGGCCGCGATCGCGGCGCAGCTCGCCGGGTGCGGTACGCCGCTCGAGCTCGAGCACCGCGTGCGCACGCAGTCCGGCGACTACCGCTGGATGATGTGCCGAGCCGTGACGGTCCTCGACGACGCGGGGTGTCCCGCGCGGCTCGTGGGCACGCTGGTGGACGTGACGGAGCGCAAGGAGGCGGAGATCGCGCTGCAACGCGATGCGCTGCACGATCCCGAGACGGGCCTGGTCAACCGGTTGCTCTTCCTCGACCGGCTGGGCGCCGCACTGCTGCGGTGCCGGCGCTCGTCGGGGTACGACTGCGCGATCGCGCTGGTGCGGGTCGTGGACGGTGCCGCGCTCTCGCGGGACGACGACCACGCGCCCGACGTGCACCGTGAGGTCGTGCGGCAGCTGCGCCGGCCGTTGCGTGAGGGTGACACGACGGCACGCACCGGTGAGGACGACTTCGCGATCCTCGTCGACGACGTCGGCCCCGGCGGGATGCCCGACCGGTTGACGGAGCTGCTGGAGCGTCTGCGTCGCGAGATCGGGCCGCGCATCTCGATCGGTGTGCTCGGGTCCATCCGCGGCATGCGGGACGTCAGCGAGGTGCTGCGGGAGGCCGACATCGTCCTCCTGCGCGGACAGACGCGCAGCGACCCCCGGAACACGGCGGTGCGCTGA
- a CDS encoding LacI family DNA-binding transcriptional regulator — MVTPAHDTGKDAASPTTGAQPVLGGPGARRPTITDVAKAAGVSIAVVSYALNGRPGVSAATRERVLRVADEFGWRPSAAARSMRSGPRAVGLVVDRGLTGAVGYGAHVLEFVVALQDVLATRGLALVLQVVDDLPAAVTLYGEWWAERRFDVMVVTDVRTEDPRLDALRRLRIPAVVVGAGDVPGEVANVRVDDEQAAERVGRYLIELGHRHVGSVTGPASLQRTRSRIAGMERALDTGGATLVHEPTGGSPEEAAAACRRLLTGDRPPSAVVFDTDHMAVAALDVARRTGLAVPWDVSVVALSDSPLCRLATPSITALPSVQADLGTAVGEAVLTILDSQPTPVRQIEVGGLAVRGSTGPRSR, encoded by the coding sequence GTGGTCACTCCTGCACATGACACAGGCAAAGATGCTGCCTCTCCGACGACCGGAGCCCAGCCCGTCCTCGGCGGCCCTGGCGCCCGCCGACCGACGATCACCGACGTCGCCAAGGCCGCGGGGGTGTCCATCGCCGTCGTGTCCTACGCGCTCAACGGGCGTCCTGGCGTCTCGGCCGCGACCCGAGAACGGGTGCTGCGCGTCGCCGACGAGTTCGGCTGGCGACCGAGCGCCGCGGCGCGCTCGATGCGCAGCGGGCCGCGCGCCGTGGGCCTGGTGGTGGACCGGGGGCTCACCGGAGCGGTCGGGTACGGCGCCCACGTCCTGGAGTTCGTCGTCGCGCTGCAGGACGTCCTGGCGACCCGCGGTCTCGCACTGGTGCTGCAGGTGGTCGACGACCTCCCGGCGGCCGTGACGCTCTACGGCGAGTGGTGGGCCGAGCGGCGCTTCGACGTGATGGTCGTCACAGACGTCCGAACCGAGGACCCGCGCCTCGACGCACTTCGGCGGCTGCGCATCCCGGCCGTGGTCGTCGGCGCCGGCGACGTGCCGGGCGAGGTCGCGAACGTCCGGGTCGACGACGAGCAGGCGGCCGAGCGGGTCGGGCGCTATCTCATCGAGCTGGGCCACCGGCACGTCGGTTCGGTGACGGGGCCCGCCTCGCTCCAGCGGACACGCTCGCGCATCGCCGGCATGGAGCGTGCGCTCGACACGGGGGGTGCGACGCTCGTCCACGAGCCGACGGGCGGCTCACCGGAGGAGGCCGCCGCCGCCTGCCGGCGGCTGCTGACCGGCGACCGTCCGCCGTCGGCTGTCGTTTTCGACACGGACCACATGGCGGTCGCGGCACTCGACGTCGCCCGCCGCACGGGTCTGGCCGTGCCCTGGGACGTGTCCGTGGTGGCGCTGTCGGACTCCCCCCTGTGCCGGCTCGCGACGCCCTCGATCACGGCGCTGCCGTCCGTGCAGGCCGACCTCGGGACCGCGGTGGGCGAGGCCGTCCTCACGATTCTCGACTCCCAGCCGACCCCCGTGCGCCAGATCGAGGTGGGCGGCCTCGCGGTCCGCGGCAGCACCGGGCCGCGGTCGCGCTGA
- a CDS encoding glycoside hydrolase family 6 protein has protein sequence MSTHGNRTAGRRLRAVATAATATALVAVPMTLMSSAATAAEAHVDNPYAGAKQYVNPNWAATVESAATRAGDPTLAARMRTVAKQPTAVWMDRTSAITGNADGPGLKFHLDEALKQKTGSTPLVFNLVIYNLPGRDCYALASNGELPATAAGLTRYQTEYIDPIVDLLSDSKYEGLRIAATIEPDSLPNLITNNSEAACQTAGPYYRQGVKYALDELKTLDNVYTYIDAAHSGWLGWETNAGPAAKLFAEVAKTTKKGFASIDGFVTNTANTTPLAEPFLTDPNKQVGGVPVRSSKFYEWNTDFGEHAWTAQLHRLLVAEGFPASTGMLIDTSRNGWGGPDRPTAVSTSTNVDTYVDESRIDRRTHRGAWCNPLGAGIGELPTATPAGAPSASHLDAYVWIKPPGESDGASKEIPNDEGKSFDRMCDPTFNSPKLSNLLTGATPDAPVSGKWFETQFVTLVKNAYPAIPTSDGPTVTPTPTVTPTVTPTPTVTPTVTPTPTVTPTPTVTPTPTVTPTPTVTPTPTVTPTPTQNPTASCSVSYTANSWNTGFTASVKVTNRGTTALSGWNLKFTFANGQQVQQGWSATWSQSGSTVTATNAAWNGTLAPGGSVDIGFNGSHTGTNNVPTSFTLNGATCS, from the coding sequence GTGTCCACACACGGCAATCGAACGGCCGGGCGGCGCTTGCGCGCCGTCGCGACCGCCGCGACGGCAACGGCGCTCGTCGCAGTGCCGATGACGCTCATGAGCTCGGCCGCGACCGCGGCCGAGGCCCACGTCGACAACCCCTACGCCGGCGCCAAGCAGTACGTGAACCCGAACTGGGCAGCGACGGTTGAGAGCGCTGCCACACGTGCCGGCGACCCGACCCTCGCGGCGCGGATGCGCACGGTCGCCAAGCAGCCGACGGCCGTCTGGATGGACCGCACCAGCGCCATCACGGGCAACGCGGACGGCCCCGGCCTGAAGTTCCACCTCGACGAGGCCCTCAAGCAGAAGACCGGCAGCACGCCGCTCGTCTTCAACCTCGTCATCTACAACCTGCCCGGCCGTGACTGCTACGCACTCGCGTCGAACGGTGAGCTCCCCGCCACCGCCGCCGGTCTCACCCGGTACCAGACCGAGTACATCGACCCCATCGTCGACCTGCTCTCGGACTCGAAGTACGAGGGTCTGCGGATCGCGGCGACGATCGAGCCCGACTCGCTGCCGAACCTCATCACGAACAACTCCGAGGCCGCCTGCCAGACGGCCGGCCCGTACTACCGCCAGGGCGTCAAGTACGCGCTCGACGAGCTGAAGACGCTCGACAACGTCTACACCTACATCGACGCCGCCCACTCGGGCTGGCTCGGCTGGGAGACGAACGCGGGCCCCGCGGCCAAGCTCTTCGCCGAGGTCGCCAAGACCACGAAGAAGGGCTTCGCGTCGATCGACGGCTTCGTGACGAACACGGCGAACACCACGCCGCTCGCCGAGCCGTTCCTGACGGACCCGAACAAGCAGGTCGGCGGCGTCCCGGTCCGCTCGTCGAAGTTCTACGAGTGGAACACCGACTTCGGTGAGCACGCGTGGACCGCGCAGCTGCACCGCCTGCTCGTCGCCGAGGGCTTCCCGGCCTCGACCGGCATGCTGATCGACACCTCGCGCAACGGCTGGGGCGGCCCGGACCGTCCGACGGCCGTCTCGACCAGCACGAACGTCGACACGTACGTCGACGAGTCGCGCATCGACCGTCGCACGCACCGTGGTGCCTGGTGCAACCCGCTGGGTGCGGGCATCGGCGAGCTCCCGACGGCCACGCCGGCCGGCGCTCCCTCCGCCTCGCACCTCGACGCGTACGTCTGGATCAAGCCCCCGGGCGAGTCGGACGGCGCCTCGAAGGAGATCCCGAACGACGAGGGCAAGAGCTTCGACCGCATGTGCGACCCGACGTTCAACTCGCCGAAGCTCTCCAACCTGCTGACGGGTGCGACCCCGGACGCCCCGGTCTCCGGCAAGTGGTTCGAGACGCAGTTCGTGACCCTGGTCAAGAACGCCTACCCGGCCATCCCGACCAGCGACGGCCCCACCGTGACGCCGACGCCCACCGTGACGCCGACGGTCACGCCGACGCCCACCGTGACGCCGACGGTCACGCCGACGCCGACGGTCACGCCGACGCCGACGGTCACGCCGACGCCCACCGTGACGCCGACGCCGACGGTCACGCCGACGCCGACGGTCACGCCCACGCCGACGCAGAACCCGACGGCGTCCTGCTCGGTGAGCTACACGGCGAACAGCTGGAACACCGGCTTCACGGCCTCGGTGAAGGTCACGAACCGTGGGACCACCGCGCTGAGCGGCTGGAACCTGAAGTTCACCTTCGCCAACGGCCAGCAGGTCCAGCAGGGCTGGAGCGCGACCTGGTCGCAGTCCGGCTCGACCGTGACGGCCACGAACGCGGCCTGGAACGGCACGCTGGCACCGGGTGGTTCGGTCGACATCGGCTTCAACGGCTCGCACACCGGGACGAACAACGTCCCGACGTCGTTCACGCTGAACGGCGCGACCTGCTCCTGA
- a CDS encoding cellulase family glycosylhydrolase has product MSRSPVRRLRTALGGVLAAGALALPLALSAAPAQAASTPDWLHVQGNKIVDASGKEVWLTGVNWFGFNADERIFHGLWSADMRTLTKGIADRGMNVVRVPISTELLLEWKAGTFSKPNVNEFANPELAGLNSLQIFEKWLAMCEEYGLKVFLDVHSAEADNSGHVHPVWWKGSITTEDVYEGWEWAATRWKTNDTMIGADIKNEPHGTQGSTERAKWDGSTDKDNFKHFAETASRKILAINPNWLVFVEGIEVYPKEGVSWTSTGLTDYHNMWWGGNLRGVRDFPIDLGANQDQLVYSPHDYGPLVHLQPWFKGDFDRTSLERDVWDPNWLYLHKENTAPLLIGEWGGFMDGGPNEKWMLALRDLITDRRLSHTFWVLNPNSGDTGGLLGYDWATWDEEKYALLKPALWQDGGKFVGLDHDVPLGGVGSTTGKSLSQVNGGGPTASPTPSVTPSATPSVTPSVTPSVTPSATPSVTPSATPSATASPAVGTCAVTYTASSWSSGLSGSVRLTNTGTTLTSWNLTFTAPAGVSVTQGWGGTWSQSGTTVTVTNAAWNGNLAAGGTADIGFNASHAGTAGTPTGFALNGAACTVG; this is encoded by the coding sequence GTGTCCCGCTCGCCCGTGCGCCGTCTGCGCACAGCACTCGGCGGCGTCCTCGCCGCCGGCGCCCTCGCACTGCCCCTTGCGCTGTCCGCAGCACCGGCCCAGGCCGCGTCCACCCCTGACTGGCTGCACGTGCAGGGCAACAAGATCGTCGACGCCTCGGGCAAGGAGGTGTGGCTCACGGGCGTCAACTGGTTCGGCTTCAACGCGGACGAGCGCATCTTCCACGGGCTGTGGTCGGCCGACATGCGCACGCTGACCAAGGGCATCGCCGACCGCGGCATGAACGTGGTACGGGTGCCGATCTCCACCGAGCTGCTGCTCGAGTGGAAGGCCGGCACGTTCAGCAAGCCCAACGTCAACGAGTTCGCCAACCCCGAGCTCGCGGGCCTCAACAGCCTGCAGATCTTCGAGAAGTGGCTCGCGATGTGCGAGGAGTACGGCTTGAAGGTCTTCCTCGACGTGCACAGCGCCGAGGCGGACAACTCCGGGCACGTGCACCCGGTGTGGTGGAAGGGCTCGATCACGACCGAGGACGTGTACGAGGGCTGGGAGTGGGCGGCGACCCGCTGGAAGACCAACGACACGATGATCGGCGCCGACATCAAGAACGAGCCCCACGGCACGCAGGGGTCCACCGAGCGCGCCAAGTGGGACGGCTCGACGGACAAGGACAACTTCAAGCACTTCGCCGAGACGGCGTCCCGCAAGATCCTCGCGATCAACCCGAACTGGCTCGTCTTCGTCGAGGGCATCGAGGTGTACCCCAAGGAGGGCGTCTCCTGGACCTCCACGGGGCTGACCGACTACCACAACATGTGGTGGGGCGGGAACCTGCGCGGCGTGCGCGACTTCCCGATCGACCTCGGAGCGAACCAGGACCAGCTCGTGTACTCCCCGCACGACTACGGACCGCTCGTGCACCTGCAGCCGTGGTTCAAGGGCGACTTCGACCGGACCAGCCTCGAGCGCGACGTGTGGGACCCGAACTGGCTGTACCTGCACAAGGAGAACACCGCTCCGCTGCTCATCGGCGAGTGGGGCGGGTTCATGGACGGCGGGCCGAACGAGAAGTGGATGCTCGCGCTGCGCGACCTCATCACCGACCGCCGCCTGAGCCACACGTTCTGGGTGCTCAACCCGAACTCGGGTGACACGGGCGGCCTGCTCGGCTACGACTGGGCGACCTGGGACGAGGAGAAGTACGCGCTGCTCAAGCCCGCGCTGTGGCAGGACGGCGGCAAGTTCGTCGGCCTGGACCACGACGTCCCCCTCGGTGGCGTCGGCAGCACCACGGGCAAGTCGCTGTCCCAGGTGAACGGCGGGGGCCCCACCGCGAGCCCGACGCCGTCGGTCACGCCGAGCGCGACGCCGAGCGTCACGCCGAGCGTCACCCCGTCGGTCACCCCGAGTGCGACGCCGTCGGTCACCCCGAGCGCGACGCCGTCGGCCACGGCGAGCCCCGCGGTGGGTACGTGCGCGGTCACCTACACGGCGAGCTCCTGGAGCTCGGGCCTGTCGGGCTCGGTGCGCCTGACCAACACCGGCACGACGCTCACGTCCTGGAACCTCACGTTCACCGCACCGGCCGGCGTGAGCGTGACGCAGGGCTGGGGCGGGACGTGGTCCCAGTCGGGCACCACCGTGACCGTCACGAACGCCGCGTGGAACGGCAACCTCGCGGCGGGCGGCACCGCGGACATCGGCTTCAACGCCTCGCACGCCGGCACGGCCGGTACCCCGACCGGCTTCGCGCTCAACGGCGCCGCATGCACGGTGGGCTGA
- a CDS encoding threonine aldolase family protein, with the protein MTEQHTSGVHHFASDNYAGAHPEVLAAVAAANVGHVPAYGDDPWTARLQDVVRAQLGEQAVTYPVLNGTGANVLALQAMLPRWGAVICTEAAHVNTDENGAPERVGGLKLLTVAAPDGRLTPELVDRQAWGFGDVHRAQPGVVSLTQATELGTVYTPEAVRELCDHAHARGMRVHMDGARIANAAAHLGLPLRALTTDCGVDVLSLGGTKNGLLLGEAVVVLDPSAVVGVDFLRKADMQLTSKMRFVSAQLVALYEGDLWLRSAGRANAMAARLRAGIDAIGSLDVVQPTEANAVFVRLPAHVARALRRRWRFYDWDAADGTVRLMCAFDTTEQDVDELLAALADALDDAPAPEGGAPATP; encoded by the coding sequence GTGACCGAACAGCACACCTCCGGCGTCCACCACTTCGCCTCGGACAACTACGCCGGAGCGCACCCCGAGGTGCTCGCCGCCGTCGCCGCGGCCAACGTCGGGCACGTGCCCGCCTACGGGGACGACCCATGGACCGCACGCCTGCAGGACGTGGTGCGGGCCCAGCTCGGCGAGCAGGCCGTCACCTACCCGGTCCTCAACGGCACGGGCGCGAACGTCCTCGCGCTGCAGGCCATGCTGCCCCGGTGGGGGGCCGTGATCTGCACCGAGGCGGCGCACGTGAACACGGACGAGAACGGCGCGCCCGAGCGTGTCGGGGGGCTGAAGCTGCTGACCGTCGCGGCCCCGGACGGGCGCCTGACACCCGAGCTGGTGGACCGCCAGGCCTGGGGGTTCGGTGACGTCCACCGCGCGCAGCCCGGTGTCGTGTCCCTCACGCAGGCCACGGAGCTGGGCACCGTGTACACGCCGGAGGCGGTCCGGGAGCTGTGCGACCACGCGCACGCACGGGGGATGCGCGTCCACATGGACGGGGCGCGGATCGCCAACGCCGCCGCGCACCTGGGACTGCCGCTGCGCGCCCTGACGACGGACTGCGGTGTCGACGTGCTCTCGCTCGGCGGGACCAAGAACGGCCTGCTGCTCGGGGAGGCCGTCGTCGTCCTGGACCCGTCGGCGGTCGTTGGCGTGGACTTCCTGCGCAAGGCGGACATGCAGCTCACGTCGAAGATGCGCTTCGTCTCCGCCCAGCTCGTCGCGCTGTACGAGGGCGACCTGTGGCTCCGCTCAGCGGGACGGGCCAACGCGATGGCGGCGCGGCTCCGTGCGGGCATCGACGCGATCGGGTCGCTCGACGTCGTGCAGCCGACCGAGGCGAACGCGGTGTTCGTCCGCCTGCCGGCCCACGTCGCGCGTGCCCTGCGGCGGCGGTGGCGCTTCTACGACTGGGACGCGGCCGACGGCACCGTGCGCCTCATGTGCGCCTTCGACACCACGGAGCAGGACGTCGACGAGCTGCTCGCCGCCCTGGCGGACGCGCTGGACGACGCACCGGCGCCCGAGGGCGGCGCGCCCGCCACGCCCTGA
- a CDS encoding DUF6328 family protein yields the protein MNRTVDDARPAGARASDAPTGASDDDRNETFVERMDRNWAELLQELRVTQTGAQILTGFLLTLPFQARFSDLDAYQQDVYLVLVLLAVLATILIVAPVSLHRLLFRRRLKSQLVDAGHWFARAGLAALALVLTGATMLLFDVVLTRTAGIVAGGAVLLAIAVAWLVLPHVIAQRADPDGPDGPA from the coding sequence ATGAACCGCACCGTCGACGACGCCCGGCCTGCAGGCGCCCGGGCGTCGGACGCCCCGACCGGAGCGAGTGACGACGACCGCAACGAGACGTTCGTCGAGCGGATGGACCGCAACTGGGCCGAGCTCCTGCAGGAGCTGCGGGTGACGCAGACCGGCGCGCAGATCCTCACCGGCTTCCTGCTGACGCTGCCGTTCCAGGCCCGCTTCTCCGACCTCGACGCGTACCAGCAGGACGTGTACCTCGTCCTGGTGCTCCTGGCCGTGCTCGCGACGATCCTCATCGTCGCGCCGGTGAGCCTGCACCGGCTGCTCTTCCGACGTCGTCTCAAGTCGCAGCTCGTCGACGCGGGCCACTGGTTCGCCCGCGCGGGACTCGCGGCCCTCGCGCTGGTCCTCACGGGCGCGACGATGCTGCTGTTCGACGTCGTGCTGACCCGCACCGCGGGGATCGTCGCCGGTGGCGCCGTGCTGCTCGCGATCGCGGTGGCCTGGTTGGTGCTCCCCCACGTCATCGCCCAGCGTGCCGACCCCGACGGCCCCGACGGCCCGGCCTGA
- a CDS encoding HU family DNA-binding protein: MSFNRTELVQAVAEKAGLTNADTDKALKALQEVVVEQLAAGGSVSIPGFLAVARADRAARTGVNPQTGEKLEIPAGYRVKITAGSALKRAVQG, translated from the coding sequence GTGAGCTTCAACCGCACCGAGCTCGTCCAGGCCGTCGCCGAGAAGGCCGGACTGACCAACGCCGACACCGACAAGGCGCTCAAGGCCCTGCAGGAGGTCGTGGTCGAGCAGCTCGCCGCCGGCGGCAGCGTCTCGATCCCCGGCTTCCTGGCCGTGGCCCGTGCCGACCGCGCAGCACGCACCGGCGTGAACCCCCAGACGGGCGAGAAGCTGGAGATCCCCGCGGGCTACCGCGTGAAGATCACGGCCGGAAGCGCCCTCAAGCGCGCCGTCCAGGGCTGA
- a CDS encoding PHP domain-containing protein: MTAREDQDRAVATLRRIAFLLERAQASRYRAEAYRAAARTVEGQDAARLGVLARAGALTDLPAVGSSTAEVVSRTLAGRPVPALVELEEQAAAHDACTTPAAAALHAALRGDLHSHTDASDGATPVQEMVLAALELGRDYLAVTDHSPRLKIANGLSAPRLRAQLAQLAALRPAVAPFEVLSGIEVDILDDGSLDQDPDLLDELDVVVASVHSKLRMERTAMTRRMLTAVRDPRTDVLGHCTGRQVAGKHRPPSDFDARAVFDACAEHGVAVEINCRPDRLDPPHELLQLAADAGCTFTIDSDAHAPGQLDWLRAGCERAAAHGIGPDRVVTTRSAAEVRERSRR, from the coding sequence GTGACCGCACGCGAGGACCAGGACCGCGCCGTCGCGACGCTCCGGCGCATCGCCTTCCTCCTCGAGCGTGCCCAGGCCAGCCGGTACCGCGCTGAGGCCTACCGGGCCGCAGCGCGCACGGTCGAGGGCCAGGACGCAGCCCGGCTGGGCGTCCTGGCCCGTGCGGGCGCGTTGACGGACCTCCCGGCGGTCGGCAGCAGCACCGCCGAGGTGGTCTCGCGCACGTTGGCGGGCCGTCCGGTGCCGGCCCTCGTGGAGCTCGAGGAGCAGGCAGCGGCGCACGACGCGTGCACGACGCCCGCGGCGGCCGCGCTGCACGCGGCCCTGCGCGGCGACCTGCACAGCCACACCGACGCCAGCGACGGCGCGACCCCCGTCCAGGAGATGGTGCTGGCCGCGCTCGAGCTGGGACGCGACTACCTGGCGGTCACGGACCACTCGCCGCGCCTGAAGATCGCGAACGGGCTCTCCGCGCCCCGGTTGCGCGCGCAGCTGGCGCAGCTCGCCGCCCTGCGACCCGCGGTCGCGCCCTTCGAGGTGCTCAGCGGCATCGAGGTCGACATCCTCGACGACGGCTCGCTCGACCAGGACCCCGACCTGCTCGACGAGCTGGACGTCGTGGTCGCGTCCGTGCACTCGAAGCTGCGGATGGAACGCACCGCGATGACGCGCCGCATGCTCACGGCCGTGCGCGACCCCCGCACCGACGTCCTCGGGCACTGCACGGGACGGCAGGTCGCGGGCAAGCACCGGCCCCCGAGCGACTTCGACGCCCGCGCGGTCTTCGACGCGTGCGCCGAGCACGGCGTCGCCGTCGAGATCAACTGCCGCCCCGACCGGCTCGACCCGCCGCACGAGCTGCTGCAGCTCGCCGCGGACGCGGGCTGCACGTTCACGATCGACTCCGACGCGCACGCGCCCGGTCAGCTCGACTGGTTGCGGGCCGGGTGCGAGCGCGCCGCCGCGCACGGCATCGGACCCGACCGTGTCGTGACCACCCGCAGCGCCGCCGAGGTCCGCGAGCGCTCCCGGCGGTGA